Within Quercus lobata isolate SW786 chromosome 5, ValleyOak3.0 Primary Assembly, whole genome shotgun sequence, the genomic segment GGAGCATAATCAGTCTACTATTTGTGGATTTTTATGATGGAATTTTTTACacatttgaagaagaaaatcagatcacacattttaaaaaataaacctttttaaattttaaaaaagaagctGGAAATGGATTAAATTGTAGACTTGCAGTGTATGAAACATGACAAAAGTGTAGGCTTGTTATAAAGGTTTATTACCTGTGCCGTCCCCACCCCAATACTAGATACTAGTAGCGCATACTTTCACATTTATGTACATATGTAAACTCGTTAAATTTCTAGATGAGGAGCTCTGCCATGAAAATTAACTATGCAATCAAATGCTATGAGTGACTTATACAGCAAGATGCTGACAATGGGTTTCAAATACACTAACAAAGAAAACTTAGAGCTGGTTTAAGTTTGAGATAAAATTCAGGTATCATAATTATTCTCAGAGTTTTGATGGTTGCATATCTGTCAAGACATATTTTGCCTAGGTCTGGAAGTGGGTTCTTATAATGGGCTTAGGTTTTGTGCATGGATCAAAGACATAAGGTTGTTATATGGGTGTAAATAACTTGATGATTAtggtttataaaattatttctcaGTGAAGTCTTTCAAAACATGTGTTTTCTGTATAAGTAGTTTGAAGTCTTATTTATTAGAGAATTGAGTtatgcttgtttttttttttctttgtggttTCAATTTTGAGCCCAATTACTTGTGAAATTTTAGCCAACTGTTGAGTCTGCAATTTTAGGCATTCAATCCAAGTTTCTGTTGGGTCCATCAAATCAATGTAGTCATCAGATCCAGGATTTCCTTTTGATTGATGCCATAAAATCTTTCACTATGAACTTTCTAGCAAGATTTATTATGCAGCTGATGCCATGAGCTTTCAGCAAATTGCATTGTCAAAACAacttagttaaaaataaatatcatgttgtcttttttatttgcttttgtttggTGCTTAAGCATGACCAAAGGTTTCCTACAAAACATATCAGTCTGATTTCTTTGTTGCCCATCTCTCCTTTATTTGAAAGTGTATTCTAACTGGAGGTTCTCTTTTTCAGCATCATGCGAAGAACAAGAAATGCTTTGTTTGCAACAAACCTACTCTTGGCATTTTCAATTCAGCTCATGAGATACGCAAAAGGATTGCTGCAGAGGGTAAATAATGGTTGCTCGGATGTTTGTCGTGCTCTTTGGTTTGTAACTTATTGGAAtgaatatttgtatttttgtttttgcttttgttagcaTTTGAAAGAGGAAGTTTCCTTATCAGTCTCTCTTTTTCCCGGAAAATTGTAAACTGTCTGGGGAAATTCTCTTTAAATAGAGATCTTACTAAAGGAAAGTAATTTAAGTATGGAGTAATATTGTAGGCTTCTAcagaatttaattagtattggGTATCCAAGAAAGCAAATAGATTTGCTCAGTTTAAGCCTATTTGGAACAATTTTGATGAACAACCAGCTATGGGATATGTTTATGATGGCATGTATAGAGCAATtgatggaataaaaaaatttcaaggacAAGAAGAAATTTTTGGAGCCCTATGTTAAATTATCAAGGATCGTTGGGATACTCAATTCTATAGAGATATTCATGCTGTAGCTTATTGGTTGAATCTTGCATTCCAATATGATCTATCCACTCTTGATAAGAGGCTAGAGACACAATCTGCTGTGACAGATGTTATTGAATCAAAAGTTTCCAATGGTCGACTCAAGTTGGTGGAGTAATTAAAGCTATTTCGAGAGCATGAGCAAacttttggaactcaagttgCACTAGAAACAGCCAAGACATCTCAACCAAGTAAGATATTGTTTACTTTagctaataataatatgaaattatgttttgaagagtattatctttgtatattgattgtatattttttttgtgtagtATATGGAACTTAGATGAGTGGTGGAAGTTGTTTGGGTCTTATGCTCCAAACTTACAAAAATTGGCAATTCAGATCCTTAGCCAAACAACTGCCTCTTCAGGATGTGAGCAGAATTGGAGTGTTTTTTATTAAGTACataccaaaaggaaaaataaattggagCATCAACAACTTAATGATCTTTCTTATAGATCTTGTTCAATTATTCAAGTACTACTCTTACATTCTTTTATTGTAATACTTGGTTGGTTCGAATTATTCAAATGTTCATTTTACAGTATAGTGTCAAAAGTAAGAAGTTCAATTTTGATCCTATTGATTATGCAAGTATCGATAAAACAGGATTTTGGGTAGTGGAAGAAGAGGAACCTCCACTTCTTGATTATGTGCAATAAGAGAATACATTATACGCAGAAGGAGCTTATCCAATTGAAGAAAGGTCTTCTAGCTATGCACAAGGAGGTTAGTTTATAagaaattttgtgaatttttttgcctagTTGCATATTTTAATTGGACTATTATTAGAAATGATTATTAGAATCgtacttttatttattgttcttcATTGGTTTTGGAATTTGTATAGATATGAACAATAACATGATTGCGGATGATGACATTGATTTGGGATCATTTGGTGTTAAGATGATACTCTTGGATTTAAAGGTAGAAATCATCCTAATGAAGATGAcgttgaagatgaagaagatgagggatgaggatgatgatgatggcgGTGGTGGAGCATTTGGATCACATGATGACACTAATTTCAAATATCTTTATAACAAATGAGACTTGTGTTGATATCCAATGAACCTTAAAACTTGATAGTTCTTTGTTTGAAACTTATTTGTTATTTGGATGTAATGAACATATTTATTTGGTTCTGTTGAAAGTTTATTATGCTTAGGgtgattattttgtaatgttaaTTTTATGGATTATCCAGTAGGATGATTATTTTGTAACATTAATATGTTAATGTTTagtactctttctttttttacattttggtatttttattttgtaaatgtaAGATGTAAAATGCTAAAAAACATACacaaattctttaaaaagatatatattttttaagtaaacatatttattactattagttAATTAGTGTATAagaaaacttatttatttatataatttaaaaattattaattaaactaGTAATCAGTCCATAATTTGGTTCTTTGACTGTACccatttttaaaactatggtcAAGACCATTGCAACAAACAAAAGGCCCCTAATCTATCTTGTAGCATAAATGTGGAAATGATCTAAAGGCAATTTGTGATAAATTCAAGGGCTCAACTTCTCCACCAGGAATTAACTAGAGAATACAGTGTCTTTGAAACAAGAATTTTACtctttaacaaagaaaaaacaataatttgaaAGCAATTGAATAAGACTAATCAACCCTCTCCAAGTTATCTTATGACTATTTACAAAAAACAGTATTTGCAATGTTGAGATGAGATTGTTGTGGTTGTTAATTCAGGCTTACCAAATACAAAGTCTTGTATGAAAACTTCAAACTACAATTCAACTTAAAAGTCTAACAAAACTAAAATCAGATTCATTTCCCAAAACAAGAGCAAAACACGCCCTTTAACAAAACTCCATATCGTGGCAATGATACCACTAATTAGCAGCCCTGTTTTGTTCATAAGGCAGTGCAAAACGCAGCCACTAgactcttatttttgttacgAACTTAATCATTGGGCATTTGGGCTTTCTATGACGGCAACCAAGGACAATTCAGCTGATGTGGTGCTATCAGAATCTGAAATAGATCCCTCAGATTCAGGTGATCCCTCAGATTCAGGTGGAGAAGCAATGCAGGTATATTCAACAATGGGATACTTATATTGATCACCATCACTAGGATCCACATCCTCTCTCATAGCATCTGCGCTCTCTTGTAGCTCCAGTGCATGTTCAAGTACTACCTCCACTTTAGCAATCGTGGGACGATCCTTTACTTTATTTCGTACACAAGAATGGGCAATGTCCATGTATATCTTGAAACACTCTGGAGCTATCTTACCCTTCAGATACGGATCAATGATATGATAAATGGTCCCTTCTCGTATGCATTTTCGGGCCTAGGAAGCTAGATGCACCTCATCTGTCTCCAATTCATGTCTCACTACACTTCTGGCACAGAGTACTCTAAATAGTACCACACCAAAAGAGTAGATGTTGAATTTATCCGTCAGCTCCCAGTGCATGGCATACTTAGGATCCAAGTATCCTAAAGTACCCACCACCTCAGACACAATTCTAAGTAAGTCCTTTGACAGACTCGGAGGACCCATCTTGTACACCCCAAAATCTATCAACTTGGGCTCCAATTTCTCGTCCAACAGAATGTTGCTTGGCTTCACGTTACGGTGGATGATACTATGCTTCACCCTAGAATGAAGATAGTGTAATGCACGCGCCACTCCAATGCAAATCTGGAGTCTCTGTTTCCATGACAAGGGATCGCGATCATGCTCCTAGAAATGGAGGTATTTTGAGAGGGTTCCATTTGGTATGAACTCTTAGACTAGGATCGTCTGTTGATCATCGAGACAATATCTAATGAGAGGGACGAGTTACTATTGATTTGTTTTAAATGCAAATATTTGACTATTTAGCTACCAAAATTGATTTcgacttttcattttcttctttctaatttcaagtaattgtta encodes:
- the LOC115990853 gene encoding receptor-like protein kinase ANXUR2 yields the protein MGPPSLSKDLLRIVSEVVGTLGYLDPKYAMHWELTDKFNIYSFGVVLFRVLCARSVVRHELETDEGKIAPECFKIYMDIAHSCVRNKVKDRPTIAKVEVVLEHALELQESADAMREDVDPSDGDQYKYPIVEYTCIASPPESEGSPESEGSISDSDSTTSAELSLVAVIESPNAQ